One segment of Anguilla anguilla isolate fAngAng1 chromosome 1, fAngAng1.pri, whole genome shotgun sequence DNA contains the following:
- the spata7 gene encoding spermatogenesis-associated protein 7 isoform X3 produces MGYMKLMDARKVNASPVSRYSLAGPFKGHLSFKSSPYCPGSSSKLTSQYIIEDHMVSHYKKVFSAKAAVDSTVPKSLLSSVKYTDQQRRERLKKDIDRNERRSHSVQSLSQKSVRSDTRPSSTEVIQSHASVHRGQDIYPCLGSPVTSTPRLNSSFRTKHSAYPSQMDQLWSPPHRYRSASELSYRSPNARRQLSARSCFTSSSHNGYKQSFQDPVQKTYSGDLLQKHSHHFTEDKPFTPRTLKTESKSFLSQYRFYTPPRGKQTDPKLTHQDTFHGSTHFMGGSPEEEWDLPQEISNEHEWSDEESHSLNHSDVGLQVREQKTRRRSSDLHSSSWVSPDGMKSPVMKKVTAEEEELMYLEFIADVTNDILSRGLYSDRVLERVFARQMEMNKHRLDKVH; encoded by the exons ATGGGATATATGAAACTCATGGACGCAAGGAAAG tgaACGCGTCACCTGTCTCACGATACAGTCTGGCTGGGCCATTCAAGGGACATCTGAGCTTTAAAAGCAGCC CTTACTGCCCCGGATCTTCAAGCAAGCTTACGAGCCAGTACATAATCGAAGATCATATGGTATCCCATTACAAAAAGGTGTTCTCAGCCAAAG CTGCTGTGGACTCAACGGTGCCTAAAAGCTTGCTAAGCAGTGTGAAAT ACACTGACCAGCAGAGACGAGAGAGGTTAAAGAAGGATATTGATCGGAATGAGAGACGGTCTCATTCAGTCCAGTCACTGTCCCAGAAGAGCGTCAGGTCCGATACCAGACCCTCCTCAACTGAAGTCATCCAG AGTCATGCGTCTGTGCACAGAGGCCAGGACATTTATCCTTGTCTGGGAAGCCCCGTGACGTCCACCCCAAGGCTCAACTCCTCTTTCCGCACCAAACACAGCGCCTATCCCTCCCAGATGGACCAGCTGTGGAGCCCACCGCACCGGTACCGCTCTGCCTCCGAGCTCAGCTACAGGAGCCCCAACGCCCGCAGGCAGCTCTCCGCCCGCTCCTGCTTCACCTCCAGCAGCCACAACGGATACAAGCAGTCCTTCCAGGATCCGGTTCAGAAGACCTACAGCGGTGACCTTCTGCAGAAGCACTCTCATCATTTCACCGAAGATAAGCCCTTCACGCCCCGGACGCTGAAAACTGAGAGCAAGTCCTTTCTGTCTCAGTACCGCTTCTACACCCCTCCCCGGGGGAAACAGACAGACCCAAAGCTGACTCATCAGGACACATTCCATGGAAG CACACACTTCATGGGAGGTTCACCAGAAGAGGAATGGGACCTACCCCAG GAAATTAGTAATGAGCATGAATGGTCAGATGAGGAGTCTCACAGTTTGAACCATTCTGACGTCGGGCTTCAAGTCAGGGAACAGAAGACCAGAAGGAGGAGCAGTGATCTCCACTCTTCATCTTG GGTTTCGCCAGATGGAATGAAGTCCCCTGTGATGAAGAAAGTGACTGCAGA GGAAGAAGAGCTGATGTACCTTGAATTTATCGCAGATGTGACCAA
- the spata7 gene encoding spermatogenesis-associated protein 7 isoform X2, whose translation MGYMKLMDARKVNASPVSRYSLAGPFKGHLSFKSSPYCPGSSSKLTSQYIIEDHMVSHYKKVFSAKAAVDSTVPKSLLSSVKYTDQQRRERLKKDIDRNERRSHSVQSLSQKSVRSDTRPSSTEVIQSHASVHRGQDIYPCLGSPVTSTPRLNSSFRTKHSAYPSQMDQLWSPPHRYRSASELSYRSPNARRQLSARSCFTSSSHNGYKQSFQDPVQKTYSGDLLQKHSHHFTEDKPFTPRTLKTESKSFLSQYRFYTPPRGKQTDPKLTHQDTFHGSTHFMGGSPEEEWDLPQEISNEHEWSDEESHSLNHSDVGLQVREQKTRRRSSDLHSSSWVSPDGMKSPVMKKVTAEEEELMYLEFIADVTNDILSRGLYSDRVLERVFARQMEMNKHRLDKNIRI comes from the exons ATGGGATATATGAAACTCATGGACGCAAGGAAAG tgaACGCGTCACCTGTCTCACGATACAGTCTGGCTGGGCCATTCAAGGGACATCTGAGCTTTAAAAGCAGCC CTTACTGCCCCGGATCTTCAAGCAAGCTTACGAGCCAGTACATAATCGAAGATCATATGGTATCCCATTACAAAAAGGTGTTCTCAGCCAAAG CTGCTGTGGACTCAACGGTGCCTAAAAGCTTGCTAAGCAGTGTGAAAT ACACTGACCAGCAGAGACGAGAGAGGTTAAAGAAGGATATTGATCGGAATGAGAGACGGTCTCATTCAGTCCAGTCACTGTCCCAGAAGAGCGTCAGGTCCGATACCAGACCCTCCTCAACTGAAGTCATCCAG AGTCATGCGTCTGTGCACAGAGGCCAGGACATTTATCCTTGTCTGGGAAGCCCCGTGACGTCCACCCCAAGGCTCAACTCCTCTTTCCGCACCAAACACAGCGCCTATCCCTCCCAGATGGACCAGCTGTGGAGCCCACCGCACCGGTACCGCTCTGCCTCCGAGCTCAGCTACAGGAGCCCCAACGCCCGCAGGCAGCTCTCCGCCCGCTCCTGCTTCACCTCCAGCAGCCACAACGGATACAAGCAGTCCTTCCAGGATCCGGTTCAGAAGACCTACAGCGGTGACCTTCTGCAGAAGCACTCTCATCATTTCACCGAAGATAAGCCCTTCACGCCCCGGACGCTGAAAACTGAGAGCAAGTCCTTTCTGTCTCAGTACCGCTTCTACACCCCTCCCCGGGGGAAACAGACAGACCCAAAGCTGACTCATCAGGACACATTCCATGGAAG CACACACTTCATGGGAGGTTCACCAGAAGAGGAATGGGACCTACCCCAG GAAATTAGTAATGAGCATGAATGGTCAGATGAGGAGTCTCACAGTTTGAACCATTCTGACGTCGGGCTTCAAGTCAGGGAACAGAAGACCAGAAGGAGGAGCAGTGATCTCCACTCTTCATCTTG GGTTTCGCCAGATGGAATGAAGTCCCCTGTGATGAAGAAAGTGACTGCAGA GGAAGAAGAGCTGATGTACCTTGAATTTATCGCAGATGTGACCAA